In Rhodococcus sp. SBT000017, a genomic segment contains:
- a CDS encoding cutinase family protein, whose translation MLWSIALTVAVAVGSVTSAGQASAAPAPSSSCGGTFNLFVPGTWETSENADPAVPVGMLAPIANAISGRNSNAQVYTLPYMARAFDNGHTYGDSKTDGTGRATDVLKGIAASCPNTYYTLTGYSQGADIVGDLASQIGNGGGPVPAEKVLAVGLLADPGSGTTGEATVGPRASGNGIADPRPAGMGALSGRVASICDPADMYCSIKKGTNPVLGTLGSVLSKTTTGTSAEGATGTAGTSVPSSAGPDAGRLAAALTSDFSKADLPALGTQVNSLRDQLSTGTVDPASVAQAATSVANTVSPLAELISSGAANSAATSTLAAAPAGSAQRNAATVLDGAARSDLSGAAATATSIASSASKLASTSAAGGSAATQADGLLDAAVKLTGQIAPLTGTNTDALSSALPVLSTLKPSVVLDQALNVATGVTSLNVPAILDGLSKLPARVAALDARGAHQIAGDLNNQFAPLVKMASGVDLSWVSQVLSVIPDPSGYTQIAAMVVNILSKVDVIKLANIVGGIQEVAWKAVEKLLPPPGGVPDLAGAAAAMTGLVPLGLDLASVAVGMLTGKVSKTSPQLLGQQSNPAVTSITDSAEKLDLAGLTGSLTQMAASPGADDLATLVSDGLTAATFFASGAHQSYGSMVVDNAGRNAIDWLSDWLNLQIERVSA comes from the coding sequence GTGCTGTGGTCCATCGCGCTCACAGTCGCGGTGGCGGTCGGGTCGGTGACGTCTGCAGGGCAGGCATCAGCTGCGCCTGCTCCGTCGAGCTCGTGCGGGGGGACGTTCAATCTGTTCGTCCCCGGAACGTGGGAGACCAGCGAGAATGCCGACCCGGCGGTGCCGGTCGGGATGCTGGCCCCGATCGCGAATGCCATCTCCGGCCGCAACTCGAATGCTCAGGTCTACACGCTCCCCTACATGGCCCGGGCGTTCGACAACGGTCACACCTACGGTGACTCGAAGACCGATGGAACCGGCCGTGCCACAGACGTTCTCAAGGGAATCGCGGCGTCCTGCCCGAACACCTACTACACCTTGACCGGGTACTCCCAGGGCGCGGACATCGTCGGAGATCTCGCCTCACAGATCGGTAACGGCGGTGGCCCTGTCCCTGCCGAAAAGGTGCTCGCTGTAGGCCTGCTCGCCGATCCGGGTTCCGGCACCACCGGTGAGGCCACCGTCGGCCCCCGCGCCTCCGGAAACGGAATCGCCGACCCTCGCCCTGCCGGAATGGGCGCGTTGTCCGGTCGGGTGGCCTCGATCTGCGACCCCGCCGACATGTACTGCTCGATCAAGAAGGGCACCAACCCCGTGTTGGGGACTCTGGGCAGCGTCCTGTCCAAGACCACCACCGGTACATCAGCCGAGGGCGCAACGGGCACGGCCGGGACGTCTGTGCCCAGCTCGGCCGGCCCGGATGCCGGACGGTTGGCTGCGGCGCTGACCTCCGATTTCTCCAAGGCCGATTTGCCTGCCCTGGGCACCCAGGTCAATTCCCTGCGCGATCAGTTGTCCACGGGCACGGTCGATCCCGCCTCGGTCGCTCAGGCTGCGACCTCGGTGGCCAACACCGTCTCTCCGTTGGCGGAACTGATCTCGAGTGGGGCTGCGAACTCTGCGGCCACCAGCACTCTCGCCGCCGCTCCGGCCGGCAGCGCTCAGCGCAATGCCGCGACGGTTCTCGACGGTGCCGCCCGCAGTGATCTGTCCGGTGCCGCCGCGACCGCGACGTCTATCGCCTCGTCTGCATCGAAACTGGCGTCGACGAGTGCTGCGGGTGGCAGCGCTGCCACACAGGCGGACGGGCTCTTGGACGCAGCTGTGAAGTTGACCGGTCAGATCGCGCCGTTGACCGGAACCAACACCGATGCACTCTCGTCGGCACTTCCGGTGCTCTCGACTCTCAAACCGTCTGTGGTGCTCGATCAGGCCCTCAACGTCGCGACGGGGGTGACCTCGTTGAACGTTCCCGCGATCCTCGACGGACTCTCCAAGCTCCCGGCACGGGTCGCGGCGCTCGATGCCCGCGGCGCACACCAGATCGCCGGCGACCTGAACAACCAGTTCGCACCGTTGGTGAAGATGGCGTCCGGTGTCGATCTGTCCTGGGTTTCCCAGGTCCTGTCCGTCATTCCGGATCCGTCCGGGTACACCCAGATCGCGGCGATGGTGGTCAACATCTTGTCCAAGGTCGATGTGATCAAGCTGGCCAACATCGTCGGGGGAATTCAAGAGGTCGCATGGAAGGCAGTGGAGAAGCTGCTCCCCCCGCCTGGCGGTGTCCCGGACCTTGCCGGCGCAGCCGCGGCGATGACCGGACTGGTCCCCCTCGGCCTCGATCTCGCCTCGGTCGCGGTGGGGATGCTGACCGGCAAGGTTTCCAAGACCTCCCCTCAGCTGTTGGGGCAGCAGTCGAACCCGGCGGTCACCTCGATCACCGACAGCGCGGAGAAGCTGGACCTGGCGGGTCTGACCGGCTCGCTGACGCAGATGGCTGCTTCGCCCGGGGCCGATGATCTGGCCACCCTGGTCAGTGACGGCCTGACCGCTGCGACGTTCTTCGCCTCGGGTGCCCATCAGTCCTACGGATCGATGGTCGTCGACAACGCGGGCCGCAACGCCATCGATTGGCTTTCGGACTGGCTGAACTTGCAGATCGAGCGGGTGTCCGCATGA
- a CDS encoding HNH endonuclease family protein — protein MSAPSLGRRSVLGLVAVATAAVVVQQWSPWTTSHSSTTAIGPVAASSTPAPREAPRADAVSDRSPGDTSIEDVIAGLRVVDALPDVDGYDRGCGTEKKTGRREACVFGPAWTDDSAAPSSHNGCDTRNDVLGAQLTDVTFKPGTRDCKVVSGTLADPYTGAVIDFTSGRDTSAAVQIDHVFPLSRAWNAGAASWPIDRRTAFANDTALNLLAVDGPANNAKSDSGLDTWLPPNAAFGCDYATRYLTVADTYELAVTTGDVEAARTVCGSTPQGPSTAAGQVG, from the coding sequence ATGAGCGCACCCAGCCTCGGTCGCCGCAGCGTGCTCGGCCTCGTTGCTGTAGCAACTGCGGCGGTCGTAGTGCAGCAATGGTCGCCGTGGACAACCTCGCATTCATCGACAACAGCGATCGGCCCAGTCGCTGCCTCGTCCACACCAGCTCCACGCGAGGCCCCTCGGGCAGATGCGGTCTCGGACAGGTCACCGGGAGACACTTCGATCGAAGACGTGATCGCCGGGTTGCGCGTGGTCGATGCGCTGCCCGATGTCGACGGGTACGACCGCGGCTGCGGCACGGAGAAGAAGACCGGTAGGCGCGAAGCTTGCGTGTTCGGTCCGGCCTGGACCGACGACAGCGCAGCCCCGTCCTCGCACAACGGCTGCGACACCCGCAACGACGTCCTGGGCGCACAGCTGACCGACGTGACGTTCAAACCCGGTACTCGGGACTGCAAAGTCGTCTCCGGAACGCTCGCGGACCCGTACACCGGAGCGGTCATCGACTTCACGTCGGGCCGGGATACCTCGGCCGCGGTGCAGATCGATCACGTCTTTCCGTTGTCGAGAGCGTGGAACGCCGGTGCTGCAAGTTGGCCGATCGATCGCAGAACCGCATTCGCCAACGACACGGCATTGAACCTGCTCGCCGTCGACGGGCCCGCGAACAACGCCAAGTCCGATTCTGGGCTCGATACCTGGCTACCTCCGAACGCCGCGTTCGGATGCGACTACGCCACCCGCTATCTGACCGTCGCCGATACCTACGAGCTCGCGGTCACCACCGGCGACGTCGAGGCCGCACGCACCGTCTGCGGATCGACTCCGCAGGGTCCGTCGACGGCAGCAGGCCAGGTCGGATGA
- a CDS encoding ParA family protein, which yields MTTRTRTRVLAIALQKGGVGKTTTAINLSVELSNLGLKVLLIDLDQQSNATEGLGITLGDDDATMYEVLHEDRSERVPLAEVIKASAYGPDVAPAALALRKLERTGLGAGGQARLSREIDGLEGLYDIVVVDCPPSLGELTTAAIAAADSVLATVAPGPDELAALVGLENTVLDVREGLNPDVKLNFVLVTNFDSRTQLAKDVKNNIKRDWPDEYLGEISQTIRVGEAKAKQVPISVHAPSSTAASDYKRTAQQIVERMKVNA from the coding sequence ATGACAACACGCACGCGAACGCGCGTTCTTGCGATTGCACTACAGAAGGGCGGGGTCGGCAAGACGACCACCGCCATCAATCTGTCGGTCGAACTCAGTAATCTCGGCCTCAAAGTCCTGTTGATCGACCTCGACCAGCAGTCCAACGCAACAGAGGGCCTCGGAATCACCCTTGGGGATGATGACGCCACCATGTACGAAGTCCTGCACGAGGATCGCTCAGAGCGGGTCCCTTTGGCCGAGGTGATCAAGGCCAGTGCCTACGGTCCGGACGTTGCACCCGCTGCGCTGGCCCTACGCAAACTCGAGCGCACGGGGTTGGGTGCAGGTGGGCAAGCTCGACTTTCCCGCGAGATCGACGGATTGGAAGGGCTGTACGACATCGTCGTCGTCGACTGCCCGCCATCCCTCGGGGAACTGACCACCGCTGCGATCGCGGCCGCGGACAGTGTTTTGGCAACCGTTGCACCCGGGCCCGATGAATTGGCGGCGTTGGTCGGCTTGGAGAACACCGTTCTCGATGTCCGAGAAGGCCTCAATCCCGACGTCAAACTGAACTTTGTCCTCGTCACGAACTTCGACAGCCGCACTCAGCTGGCGAAGGACGTGAAGAACAACATCAAGCGGGACTGGCCGGACGAGTACCTGGGGGAGATCTCGCAGACCATCCGCGTCGGTGAAGCGAAGGCGAAGCAGGTGCCCATCTCGGTCCATGCCCCGAGTAGCACCGCTGCATCCGATTACAAGAGAACAGCTCAGCAGATTGTCGAAAGGATGAAGGTCAATGCCTAG
- a CDS encoding DUF2637 domain-containing protein, with protein sequence MTDFSRKAARLQFVALLTVLAVALIVATGITTGAFVLSFSVLRDLARQGLLPEDLAWIFPAMIDGAIFLSTVAVVVLNKLDIAARDKRFYIALAMVVICISVYGNAYHAYHAASAAQRNVASGTDLGFTPLSPVGASLIAVIPPFLVLALTHGVGILIKAIGAAHTQYQNATRNDAGQQPYPDHDAPDVDIAPIEPAAGLFPASEPVAHPQLDDAASAGGIDGLTVPAASSVASPLTVPDDRARATNDRARATNDIAPLSNVDAGGDIEPRNDASGLPSALQFVEHSDQFDDDGVRATARLRLTEPNLTWAEIAARTDVRAASTALRRWTRAKETMATAGFIIDEDNPLAVQEQLPVRELVTQ encoded by the coding sequence ATGACCGACTTTAGCCGCAAGGCCGCACGCCTTCAGTTCGTCGCATTGCTGACAGTGCTCGCTGTTGCGCTCATCGTTGCAACAGGCATCACCACCGGCGCATTCGTTCTCAGTTTCTCGGTGTTGCGCGATCTTGCGCGCCAAGGCCTGCTGCCCGAGGATCTGGCATGGATCTTTCCCGCCATGATCGACGGCGCAATCTTCCTCTCGACCGTTGCCGTCGTCGTCCTGAACAAGCTCGATATTGCGGCCCGGGACAAGCGGTTCTACATTGCGCTGGCAATGGTGGTGATCTGCATCAGCGTGTACGGCAACGCCTATCACGCCTATCACGCGGCCTCTGCAGCGCAACGCAACGTTGCCTCCGGCACGGATCTGGGTTTCACCCCACTCTCGCCTGTCGGCGCATCGCTCATTGCGGTCATTCCGCCGTTCCTGGTCCTCGCCCTGACCCACGGCGTGGGGATCCTGATCAAGGCAATCGGAGCAGCGCACACCCAGTATCAGAACGCGACCCGCAACGACGCAGGCCAGCAGCCATATCCTGACCATGACGCCCCGGATGTCGACATCGCGCCGATCGAGCCCGCCGCAGGACTGTTCCCCGCTTCGGAGCCTGTTGCACACCCGCAGCTCGATGACGCTGCGTCAGCCGGCGGTATCGACGGGCTCACCGTCCCGGCCGCATCCAGTGTTGCGTCGCCTCTGACCGTTCCCGACGACCGAGCGCGCGCAACCAACGACCGAGCGCGCGCAACCAACGACATTGCGCCGCTGAGCAATGTCGATGCCGGCGGCGACATCGAGCCGCGCAACGATGCCAGTGGGCTTCCGAGCGCCTTGCAGTTCGTCGAACACTCCGATCAGTTCGACGACGACGGTGTCCGCGCAACCGCGCGGTTGCGGCTGACCGAACCGAACCTGACCTGGGCTGAGATTGCAGCGCGCACAGACGTACGCGCAGCAAGTACGGCGTTGCGTCGATGGACACGGGCGAAGGAAACGATGGCGACGGCCGGTTTCATCATTGACGAGGACAACCCTCTCGCGGTGCAGGAGCAGCTGCCGGTACGCGAGTTGGTGACACAGTGA
- a CDS encoding IS1380 family transposase, which translates to MSKSTSSYPTLSVDATGTGIVSHAGAVTLLRTAEVTGLSSELSAALMPWRKPLAQFDPGKIITDLAVSLALGGDCLADIATLREHTGVFGEVPSDATVSRLIATLAADAPAVLTAIDTARATARASAWKHAGKHAPDHDITADNPIVIDLDATLVTAHSDKELAAPTYKRGYGFHPLLAFVDHGQSGTGEPVAALLRAGNAGSNTAADHIDVTRAALAQLTFTNGSRPGKKVLVRTDGAGASHAYLSWLHKQRVSYSIGFGLTDAMVTALSEVPDDAWSVAVDAEEQVRDGAWVIDATGVLDLSTWPPGMRVVIRKERPHPGAQLRFTDTDGLRLTAFATNTVRGKVQDLELRHRRRARCEDRIRIAKDTGLSNLPLHGFDQNRIWLAIVALALELTAWTQMLGFTDHDARRWEPKRLRLRIFSIAGRIANHARRTHLRLSKDATWSDLIITALTRLAALPAPA; encoded by the coding sequence GTGAGCAAGTCTACGTCGTCGTACCCGACCTTGTCCGTCGATGCCACCGGAACCGGAATCGTGTCGCACGCCGGCGCGGTGACACTGCTCCGAACAGCTGAGGTCACAGGCCTGAGCTCCGAACTGTCCGCGGCATTGATGCCGTGGCGGAAACCGTTGGCGCAGTTCGATCCCGGCAAGATCATCACCGACCTCGCAGTGTCGTTAGCGCTCGGTGGCGACTGCCTCGCCGACATCGCGACCCTGCGCGAGCACACCGGCGTGTTCGGGGAAGTGCCGTCCGATGCGACCGTCTCCAGACTGATCGCCACGTTGGCCGCCGATGCACCCGCAGTGCTGACCGCGATCGACACCGCCCGCGCGACAGCACGCGCATCGGCATGGAAACATGCCGGCAAGCATGCACCCGATCACGACATCACCGCGGACAATCCGATCGTCATCGACCTCGATGCGACCCTCGTCACCGCACACTCCGACAAAGAGCTCGCAGCACCGACATACAAGCGAGGGTACGGCTTTCACCCACTACTCGCCTTCGTCGACCACGGACAGTCCGGCACCGGCGAGCCCGTCGCCGCGCTGCTGCGCGCCGGCAACGCCGGCTCGAACACCGCCGCCGACCACATCGACGTCACCCGCGCCGCGCTCGCGCAACTAACGTTCACCAACGGCAGCCGGCCCGGCAAGAAAGTGCTGGTCCGCACCGATGGAGCCGGAGCCAGCCACGCGTACCTGTCCTGGCTGCACAAGCAACGGGTTTCCTACTCGATCGGGTTCGGACTCACCGACGCCATGGTCACGGCGCTGAGCGAGGTCCCCGATGACGCCTGGTCGGTCGCAGTCGACGCCGAAGAACAGGTCCGCGACGGGGCATGGGTCATCGACGCCACCGGCGTCCTCGACCTGTCGACCTGGCCACCGGGGATGCGTGTGGTGATCAGGAAGGAACGCCCGCACCCCGGTGCGCAACTGCGCTTCACCGACACCGACGGACTGCGGCTCACTGCATTCGCCACGAACACCGTACGAGGCAAAGTTCAAGACCTCGAACTACGGCACCGCCGCCGTGCCCGCTGCGAGGACCGGATCCGTATCGCGAAAGATACTGGGCTGAGCAATCTTCCGCTGCACGGGTTCGACCAGAACCGAATCTGGCTTGCCATCGTCGCTCTCGCCCTCGAACTCACCGCGTGGACTCAGATGCTCGGTTTCACCGACCACGACGCCCGCAGGTGGGAACCGAAACGGCTACGTCTGCGAATCTTCTCGATCGCCGGCCGCATCGCCAACCACGCCCGTCGCACCCACCTGCGACTATCCAAAGATGCGACTTGGTCCGACCTGATCATCACCGCACTGACCCGGTTGGCGGCGCTACCCGCGCCCGCCTGA